The DNA window TACGCGGTCGCGTCGCTGACCGCCTTCACCCCGAGCGTGGAGGCGACCGTCACGACGTTGCCCCGGGACGCCTCCAGGTAGGGCAGCGCGGCCCGGATCACCGCGGCGGTGGCGAGCAGGTCCACCGTGACGATCCGCTCCCAGGTCTCCGCCGGCACGTCGACGAGCTTGCCCGGCACGTCCATGCCGGCCGCCGTGACCACGGCGTCCAGGCCGCCGGAGCGTTCCGCGAGGTCCCGGGTGGCGGCCTCGGCGGCCCGGGTGTCGGCCAGGTCGCACTCCACCCAGGGCACGCCGTCGGCGGGCCGCTGCCGGTCCAGCACCAGGGGACGGCCGCCGGCCCGGGCCACGGCGGCGACCACGGCCGCGCCGAGCCCGCTCGACCCGCCGGTGACCAGGACGGTGGTACCGGTCCCGGGTGGACTGCCGCTCATGCCACCGCCTCCTCGCGGCCGGCGACGGCACGGGGCCGAGCCGCGCCGAGCCGGACGGTTCGCTCGCTGCGCACGCTCATCGTGCTCCCTCCGCCGTGGACCGGACGACCGTCTCCCGGGCGCGCCCGGTGGCCGCGGGCCGGCCGCGCCCCGCCCGGGCCGCCGCGATCATGTCGGTGGTGGACCGGCCGTCCAGGTACGGCACGACCACCGTGTGCCCGCCCCAGCGGGCGAGGATCTCCGCCTCCGGGAGGGTCTCCGCGCCGCCGCCGCTGGCGTAGTCGCCGCCCTTGACCCAGATGTCCGGGCGCAGCCAGGACAGCGCCGCGCGCGGGGTGGGCTCGTCGAAGATGAGCACGGCGTCGACGCAGCCCAGCGCGGCGAGCAGCCGGCCCCGGTCACCCTGCGGCACGACCGGTCGCTCCGGCCCCTTCAGCCCGGCCACGCTGGCGTCGGAGTTCAGGCAGACCACGAGGCAGTCGCCGAGCTGGCGGGCCGCCTGGAGGGTCGCCACGTGCCCGGCGTGCAGCAGGTCGAAGCAGCCGCCGGTGGCCACCACCGTGCCGCCGGCCGCGCGTACCCGGGACACCACCTCGCCGGCCGCGGCGGCGCCGATCCGGTCCCCGCCGCCGACCATCAGCGCCGGGGCGGCGGTCCGCACCGGGGCGGGCAGCGCGGCGGCCACTCCCCCGTCGGCCACGTACGCGGACGCCTCGGCCACCGCCTCCTGCACCGCCTCGGAGACCAGCGCACCCCCGGCCAGGGCCAGGGTGGCCGCCGCGGCGAACCGGTCGCCCGCGCCGCAGGTGTCCCCCTCGGCGGCCGGGGCGGGCACCACCAGCGGGGTGGAACCGGCGTGGCAGAGCAGCGCGCCGTCCCCGCCCAGGGTCACCGCCACGGCCCCGGCCTGCCAGCGCCGGCGCAGCGCCTGCGCGCCCCGGGACGCGGTGACCAGCCGGGACGCGCCCGGTGGCGCCTTGGCCAACTCCCGCGCCTCGGACTCGTTGGGGGTGGCCAGGCTCACCCCGGGCACCGCGGCCGGGCCGCGCGGGTGCGGGTCCCAGACCACCGGCGCCCGGGTCGCGGCGAGCGCGGCACGCAGGGCGGGATGCCGGGCGACACCCCGGCCGTAGTCGCTGACCAGCACGGCGGAGGCGGTGGCGAGCAGGCGCAGCACGGCCTCGCTCGGCTCGCCCGGCTCACCGGCCGGCCCGCCCCGGTCGTGGCGCAGCAGCACCCGGCCGCGGGCCCGCAGCCGGATCTTCTCCGGGGTGGCCCCGGCCAGCGGCAGCGCGTACAGCTGCACGCCGGCGGCGGCGAGCAGGGTGCCGAGCCGCGCCCCGCCGGCGTCGTCGGCGACCGCGGTGACCAGCGCGACCTCGGCGCCCTGCGCGGCGGCGAAGACGGCGGCGAGGCCGGCGCCGCCGGGGCGGTCGACGTGCGTGGTCTCCTCCAGCACCGGCACCGGGGAGTCCGGGCAGAGCCGGTTCACCACGCCCTCCACGTCCCGGTCCAGCAGGGTGTCACCGAGCACCACCACGGGTCCCGTCATGCTCGACCTCCTCATCGGGCCTGCACCTTCCCGTCCGGGCCGTCGCCGAGCACCACCTCGACGCCGGTGCGCACCGTGTCGGCCGGCGTCGTGCCCGCCGCGCGGGCGGCGAGCGCCGCCGGCAGCGCCCGGTCGACGTACTCGCAGAGCACGTGGGTGGCGACCAGGTGCAGCTCCTGGACCACCTGGCTGTCCGGCGAGTCGATGGCGAGGGTCTCGTGGCAGGTTCCGGCGAGCGGGTTGGGGGCGGGGCCGGTGAAGGCCCAGCAGCGTAGGCCGGTGTCGTGTGCGGCGCGGGCGGCGGTGAGCAGGTTGGTGCTGGTGCCGCTGGTGGACATGAGCAGGAGGATGTCGTCGGGTCGGCCGTGGGCGCGGACCTGGCGGGCGAAGACCTCGTCGTAGCCGTAGTCGTTGCCGATGGCGGTGAGGGCGGAGGTTTCGGCGTGCAGGGCGATGGCGGAGAGGGGTTCGCGGTCGTCGCGGAGTTTGCCGACGAGTTCGGCGGTGAGGTGTTGGGCCTCGGCGGCGCTGCCGCCGTTGCCGGCCACCAGCAACCGCCCGCCGGAGGCCAGCCGGTGCGCCAGCTCCCCGCCCCAGCGGGCCAGCAGCAGCTCGGCGTCGCGCAGCGGCAGCAGCGCGGCGGCCAGCCGGGTCAGGTGGTCCTCGAGGACCGTCCCGCCGGCGGCCGGCGTGGGCGCCGCCATCAGGCGACCACCCGGGTGGGCCGGCGCACGGTGGCCACCTCGGCGTACAGCTCGGCGAGCCGGTCGGCCGTGGTGGACCAGGAGTAGCGGGTGCGGGCCCGCTCCAGGGCCGCGGTGGCGTAGGCGAACCGGCGGATCCGGTCGCCGAGCAGCCCGCGGACCGCCGCGCCGAGAGCCGCCGGGTCGCGGGCGGGCACCAGGTCACCGGTCCGGCCGGGCACCACCGTGTCGATCAGCCCGCCGACGGCGGTGCCGATCACGGGTACGCCGCACCCCATCGCCTCCAGCGGCGTGAGCCCGAACGGCTCGTACCAGGGGGCGGCCACCAGCACGTCCGCCGACCGGTACCAGCGCCCCATCTCCTCCCGGGGCACCGCCCCGATCAGCTTCACCCGGTCGGCGATCCCGAGGGACGCGGCGAGCGCCCGCAGCCGCAGCGCGTACGGGTCGGTCTCCAGCAGCCCGGCCGGTGGGCCGCCGACCACCACGCACTCGGCGTCCGGCACCAGCGCGGTGGCCCGGACGACGTCCTGGAAGCCCTTGCGCTCGACCAGCCGCCCCACGGTGAGGATCCGGGGCCGGGTCCCGTCCCGGTCGGCGACCGGGCCGAGCGGCGCGAAGGTGGACAGGTTCACCCCGGACGGCACGACGGTCATCCGGGACCGGGGCACCCCCATCCGGACCAGCTCGGCGACCTCGTCCTGGCACTGGGCGACCACCCGGTCGACGGAGCGCCCCAGCCGGCGCTCGTGCGCGACCCGGCCCGGCGGGCTGGTGTCCTGCGCGCCCTGGTGCCGGCGCTTGACCGTGCCGAGCGCGTGGAAGGTCTGCACCACCGGCACCCCGGTGCGCCGCGCGGCGGCCAGCCCGGCCAGCCCGCTCATCCAGAAGTGCGCGTGCACCACCTCGGGCTGCCAGTCGCCGGTGCGCCACCGCTCGGCCAGCCACTCCCCGAACGCCGGCATGTACGGCAGCAGGTCGTCCTTCGCCACCGGCTCGGCCGGCCCGGCGGGCACGTGCACCACCTCGTACCCGTCCGGGGCGCGGACCGACACGGGCAGGTCCACCGCGTCGAGCCGGGTGTACACCCGGACGTCGTGGCCGGCGGCCGCGAGCGCGGCGGAGAGCTCCGCGACATGCGTGTTCTGGCCGCCGGCGTCCTCCCCGCCGAGGACGGCGAGCGGGCTGGCGTGCTCCGAGATCATCGCGATGCGCATACTTCCTCCTCCAGCAGCCGGTCCCAGTCGGCGAGGAAACGCTCCAGGCCGTAGCGGTCGCGGGCGGCGGTCCGGGCCGCGGCGCCCGCCCGGCGGGCCGCCGCCGGGTCGTCCAGCAGGCCCCGGGCCGCGTCGACCAGCGTGTCGACCCGGGTGGAGAGGGCGCCGGCGGCCGGCGGGACCGCCTCCACGGCCTCGGTGGTGGCCAGCGCGACCACCGGCATGCCCATGGTCATGGCCTCGACGAGGCTCAGCCCGAGCGAGGTCCACCGGCACAGGTGCAGGTACGCCCGCCGCTTCGCCAGCTCGGCGTGCATGGCGTGCTGGGGCACGTCGTCGTGGCTGGTCAGCCGGTCCGGGGGCAGGCCCAGGTGCTCGGCGAGCCCGGCCACCTTCATGCCGTAGACGTCCAGCGGGGCGAGGTCGGCGAAGCGGGCCAGCAGGTCGGTGCCGGTGACGCGCCAGCGGCGCACCGGCTCGTTGATGACCACGGCGAGGCGGTCCAGTTCGCCGGTCCACTCGACGGCCGGGGCGACCACCCCGTGCTCGACGACCGCGGTGCGGGTGCCCCCGTTGTCCCAGAACAGCTCGTTGAAGTGGGTCACGTGGGTGAGCAGCAGGTCGTCCCGGTCGGCCATCGGGTGGCGGGTGTTGGGCACGTCGCCCTTCGGGGTGTTGTGCTCGACGTAGATCGCCGGCACGTCCCGGCCGACGCGCCGGCCCAGCCACTCGCAGGCCAGGTCGAACTCCTCGGGCCGCTGGAGCAGCACGACGTCCACGTCGGCGCGGCGCAGCTCCGCCGGGGTCACCTCGACGGCGCTGTCCGGCCACGGATAGGTCCGCGCCCGGCCCAGCCCGTACGCGCCGCGCTCCGGGGTGACCGGCACCAGGTAGCGGTGCTTGCCGTGCACGAACGACGTGGTCCACGACCCGTGCACGTGCCAGACCAGGACGTTCATGCGACCACCCCGCCGGGGGCGCTGACCAGCGGCTCCGGCGCGTCGGCGGGCACCCCGAGCAGCCGCAGCGCCTCCAGCACCCGGCCCGGCTCGACGGCCGAGAGGCAGGGGTGGCCGGGGACCGGGCAGCGCGTGGCCCGGGTGTCCCGGCAGGCCGCCCCGGCGTCGCCGAGCCGGACGGTGGGCACCCGGTAGGGCCCCCACTGTCCGAACGGGACGGTCGGGGCGAAGAGGCTGACCACCGGCACGCCGAGCGCCGCCGCCAGGTGCGCCGGCCCGGTGTTGCCGACCACCAGCGCGCCGGCCCGGGCGACCACCGCGGCCAGTTCGCCGAGGCCGGTGCGCCCGCCCAGGTCGAGACCGCCCGCGGCGGCGACCTGCGCGGTCAGCTCCCGCTCGTCGGGCCCGCCGGTGACGACCACCCGGTAGCCGGCCGCGCTGAGCACCCGGACGATGCGGGTGGCCAGCTCGAAGGGGCAGGCCCGGGTCTCCGCGGAGGAACCCGGGTGCAGCACCACGTAGCCGGGCTCGCCGGCGGCCGGCGCGGGCGGCAGCCGGTCGGCGCGCAGCCGCAGCCCCGGCTCGTCGCCGGCGGCCAGCGCGAAGCCGGCCGCCGCGGCCAGCGACAGGGCCCGCTCCGGCTCGGGCACCCCGACGGGCACGCGGTGCCGCACGTCCAGCAGGGCGCCCGGGTAGTCGTCGCTGATCGCACTGATCCGCGGCACCCCGGCCATGCGCAGCAGCAGCGCCAGCGGCAGCGCCGACTGGTGGAAGGAGGTGAAGACGACCGCCTCCTCCGCGCCGACCGCCGCGAGCCGGTCGACCAGGGCGCGCATCCCGGCCGGGTCGACCGCCGGGGCCGGGGCGTCGATCCACGGCAGCGGCCACTCGATGATCTCGTCGACGCCGGGCAGCAGTTCCGCCGCCGCCCGGCCGCGTGGCCCGCAGAGCAGCACCACCCGTTCCGCCCCGGCCGCCACGGCGCGGATGCCGGGACCGGTGACCAGCACGTCGCCGGCCGCGTCGCTGCGCGCCACCAGCACGGTGCCTCGCCGGGGCGCCGGCTCCGGCGCGGCCACCAGCCGCATCCGGCCGAGGATGGTGCCCACGGCGTCCGGCAGGTCGGCGGCGACGGTCGGCGCGGCGGCCACCTCGGCGGCGCGCGTGGCCGGGGTGGGCACCATGATCCCGGCCGCTCCGGCCGCCGCGGCGGCGGCCATGTCGGCGCCGATGTCGCCGACCAGGACGCACCGGGCCGGTGTGGTGCCGAGCGCCCGGGCCGCGGCGTGCACCAGCCCGGGCGCCGGTTTGCGGCAGGCGCAGCGGTCCGGCTCGCCGTGCGGGCAGATCTGCCAGCAGTCGAAGGGGCCGAGCAGCTGCTCCACCCGGGCGTTCACCCGGCGCAGGTCGTCGGCCGTGAAGCAGCCCCGGGCCAGGCCGGACTGGTTGCTCACCACCGCCAGGCGCAGCCCGGCCGCGCGCAGCCGGTCCAGCGCCTCCCGGGCGCCGGGCAGCGGCCGGACCTTCTCCGGGTCGCCGTTGTAGGGCACGTCCTCGATCAGCGTGCCGTCCCGGTCCAGCAGCACCGCGTCGTACAGGCCGGACGGGAACCGGCCAGCACCCGGGTCAACCCGGGCTGACCTGCACTGATCCCGCTCGTGGTCCCGTCGCACGGGCGGCGGGTTCCCGACCCCCCGAGGAGTAAACATCAACTTCGGCGGGGCAGACCCCTCCGGCGCCGTACGCCGGTCCGCACCGCGCTGCCGCCGGCCCGGTCCGGCGTTACCCGCCGCCCCCGAGAAGCTAACCCGGCCGGTCGTTAGCGGAGGTCCGGGCGGGGGTATGGGATTGCGGTGGCGATTGTGGAGAAAGTGATCGACGCGTCCCCGCAGCAGGTGTTCGACGTGCTCGCCGACGGGTGGACGTACAGCGACTGGGTGGTGGGCACGGTGCACGTCCGGGACGTGGACGAGACCTGGCCCCGGGTGGGCAGCCGGCTGCACCACAAGGCCGGCCCGTGGCCGTTCTCGCTCCAGGACACCTCCACGGTGCTGGAGTGCGACGCCCCGCACAAGTTCGTCGTGCGGGCCGGGCTGTGGCCGGCCGGCGAGGCGATCGTGGTGTTCCGGCTCGAACCGCTGGCCGACGGCCGGACGCGGGTCACCATCGGCGAGGACTTCGCCGCCGGGCCGCTGCGGTGGGTCCGGAACAAGCTCAACGACCTGGTGCTGCACCAGCGCAACAAGGAGACGTTGACCCGGCTCGCCGACATCGCCACCCGACAGAAGGCGGACCGGTGACCCAGCGCGTGGTGATCACCGGGGCGAGCGCGGGCGTGGGGCGCGCGGTGGCCCGGGCGTACGCGGCCCGCGGCGCCCGGCTGGCCCTGCTGGCCCGGGGCGCGGCCGGGCTGGCCGCCGCCGAGCGGGACTGCCGCCGGCTCGGCGCCGCCGAGGTGCGCACCTACCGGCTGGACGTCGCCGACGCGGGCGCGGTGCAGGCGGCCGCCGACGACGTGGCGCACCACTACGACGGGCTCGACGTCTGGATCAACGACGCGATGGTGTCGGTCTTCGCGCCGGCCTGGGAGATCACCGCCGCCGAGTTCCGCCGGGTCACCGAGGTCAACTATCTGGGCACCGTGCACGGCACGCTGGCCGCGCTACGCCACATGCGCGGCCACCGGCGCGGGGCGATCGTGCAGGTCGGCTCCGCGCTGGCCTACCGGGGCATCCCCCTGCAGTCGGCGTACTGCGCGAGCAAGCACGCGGTGCAGGGCTTCAACGACTCGCTCCGGGCCGAACTGCTGCACGACTGCCCCGGTGTGAAGCTGTCGATGGTGCAGCTCCCAGCCCTCAACACCCCCCAGTTCTCCTGGGTACGCACCCGGCTGCCCCGGCATCCGCAGCCGGTGCCGCCGATCTTCGCGCCCGAGGTGGCCGCGCGGGCGGTGCTCTGGGCCGCCGACCACGGGCCGCGCGAGCTGAACGTGGGCGGCCCGACCTGGCGGGCCCGGCTGGGCAACGTCCTCTTCCCCGGGCTGCTCGACCGGAAGCTGGCCCGGGACGGCTACGACAGCCAGCAGACCGACGGCCCGATCGACCCGGCGACCTGGCGCGACAACCTGGACCGGCCGGGCGACGACGAGCGGGACCGGGGCGTCGAGGGTGTCTTCGCCGACTCGGCCCGCCGGCGCTCGGCGGCACTCTGGGTGAGCACGCACAAGCCCGCGGTGTCCGTGCTGGCGGTCGGCGCGCTGCTCACCGCGGCCGGCGGGCTGGCCCGCCGGTTACGCTGACCGCCCACGCCGGCGAACCGTCCGGAATCCTCCGCACGGGCGTCTGTGCGGACCGCGCGGAGGGTACTGGCTACCCTCTCAGGTGAACCTGTCGGCCGACCGAGGATGTCCGTGATGATCGAACCCGTGCAGTTGCCCTCCCCGTGGCGCGACGCACGCCTGACCGTCGTCGTTCCGACCTACAACGAGGCGGGCAACCTCCCGGTGCTGGTCGAGCGCCTCCTCGCGCTGCCGCTGCCCGGGTTGAAGGTGCTCGTCGCGGACGACAACTCCCCGGACGGCACCGGGGAGGTCGCCGACAAGTTGGCCATCGAGCACCCGGACCGGGTGCTCGTGGTGCACCGACCGGGCAAGGAGGGCCTCGGCCGGGCGTACGTGGACGGCATCGGGCGGGCGCTCGACGACGGCGCGGAGTACGTGGCGCAGATGGACGCCGACCTGTCGCACCCGCCGGAGGCGCTGCCCGGCATGCTCGGCGCGCTGCTGTCCACCCAGTCCGGCGTGGTCATCGGCTCGCGCTACGTGCCGGGCGGCGAGCTGGACGAGAACTGGCCGCTCTACCGGCGCGCGCTCAGCGGCTGGGCCAACCTCTACGTGCACACGTTGCTGCGGGTGCGGATCCGCGACCTGACCGCCGGCTTCAAGATCTGGCGGGCCGACGCGCTGCGCGACATCGGCCTGGAGCGGGTGCAGTCCAACGGCTACAGCTTCCAGGTGGAGATGCACTACCTGGCCACCAAGCTGGGGCACACCATCCTGGAGGTGCCGATCCGCTTCGAGGAGCGCCGTGAGGGCGCCTCGAAGATGACCACCGCCACCAAGATCGAGAGCGCGCTGATGCCGTTCAAGCTGCGCACCCGGCACCGCAACCTGGACACCTGACCCGCGTTCGCACGGACAGTGGCCTCACGCTGCGTCATGACGACGCAGCGTGAGGCTGTGCGCCAGGCCGGGTGGCCGGTCAGCGGTAGACGGCGCGGTGCGCCGCGCCGATCACGCCCGCGTACACGCCGCCGGTGAGCGCCCGGTCGCGGGCCAGGGCGGCCCGGGCCGCGTTCGCCCCGGGCGCGCCGTGCACCCCGCCGCCCGGGTGCGCCGAGGCGCTGGCCAGGTAGAGCCGGTCCACCGGGGTGTCCGCGCGGCCCAGGCCGGGGATCGGCCGCAGGAAGAGCTGCTGGTACGCGGCCGCGGTGCCGCCGCCCAGCGCGCCGCCGACCAGGCTCGGCTCGGCCGCCTCCAGGTCGCCGGGACCGGCCACGTGCCGCCCGACGATCAGCGAGCGGAAGCCCGGGGCGGCCTCCTCCAGCACCTCCTCCATCCGCTCCACGTGCCCGACGACGTCCTCGGTCCGCCAGTGCCGGCGGAACGGCAGGTGCGTGTAGGACCACAGCGACTCGGTGCCCGGCGGGGAGTGGCTCGGGTCGGCCACCGACATCTGCCCCACGAGCAGGAACGGATCCCGGGGCACCTCGCCGCGGGCCAGCGCCCCCGCGTACGCGGTGAGCCCGTCCAGGTCGGCACCGAGGTGCACGGTGCCCGCGCCGGCGACCGCCCGGTTCTTCCACGGCACCGGCGCCGAGAGCGCCCAGTCCACCTTGAGCGTGGAGCCGTCCCACCGGAAGTGCGCCAGGTCCTCGACCAGCCGGGGTGGCAGGGCGGCCGGGCCGACCAGGTCCAAATAGAGCGCCGGGGCGGGCACGTCGGCGAGCACCGCCCGCCGGGCCCGCCAGTCGGTGCCGCCGGCGGTGCGCACACCCATGGCGCGGCCCCGGGCGGTGAGCACCCGCTCGACCCGGGCGCCGTACTCGATGCGCCCGCCCCGCTCGACGAGCCGGGCGACCAGCGCGTCGGTGATCCGCTGCGCGCCGCCGACCGGCACCGGCCAGCCGACCTGCTGGCCGAGCATGGCGAGGAGCCAGCCGTACACGCCCGAGCCGGCCTCCTCGGGCGACAGGTCGGTGTGCAGGGCGCAGCCGGCCAGCAGCACCGGCCCGCCCTCGCCGGCGAAGAGTTCGTCGCCGAGCTTGCGCACCGGCACGACGAGCCGGCGGGCGAGCCGCAGCGCGCCGGAGACCTTCAGGCGGCGCAGCAGGGTTAGCCCGCCGCGCACCGGCGGGAACGGGCTCGTGATGGTGTCCAGCATCGGCTCGGCCACCTGGCACCAGTCGGCGTACGCGTGCCGCCACCGGTCGCCGTCGCCCGGCGCGAACGCCTCCAGCGAGGCGGCCGTGGCGTCCAGGTCCCGGTTGACCACGGCCGCGCGCCCGTCGGGCAGCAGGTGGGCCAGCACGTCCGGGGCGTGGGTCCAGGACAGACCGTGGCGCTCCAGGCCCAGGCCGCCCAGCACCGGCGAGGCGAAGCCGAGCGGGTAGAAGGAGCTGTAGAGGTCGCTGAGGTAGCCGGGGGCGGTCACCTCGGCGGAGCGCACCGCCCCGCCGGGGACCTGGGTCGCCTCCAGCACCAGTACGTCCCAGCCCGCGTCGGCCAGCAGGTTCGCGGCCACCAGCCCGTTGTGGCCGGCCCCGATGACAACGGCGTCCGCGGTGGAAATCATCCGACCCGCCTACCCGGCCGGTTACCGGGCGAAACGCGTTTGCCCGGGCCGGGTCGGGGCATCCACTGCCGCATGTACACGGTTGCACAGCTCATAGGTGGAGTGTGGGGTGCCGGGGGTTCGGGGGGCGAGCTGGTCGTACACGATCCGGCCGACGGCTCCCCGGTGACCACCGTGCCGGTGGCGACGGCGGACGAGGTGGCCAAGGCCGTCGAGGCGGCCCGGGGCGCGGCGGCGGAGTGGGCGGCGACCGCCCCGGCGGAACGGGCGGCGGCGCTGCACCGCGCGGCGGACGCGGTCGAGGCCGTCGCCGACGAGCTGGCGCGGGCCACCACGGCGGAGATGGGCAAGCCGCTGGACGACGCGCGCGGTGGCGTGGCGGCGGGCATCGGCACGCTGCGACAGTACGCCGAACTCGGCCCGGTACGGGGCGGCCGGACCCTGCACGGCGCCCCCTCCGCGCTGGACTTCATGGCGCCCGAGCCGCGCGGCGTGGTCGCCGCCATCACCCCGTGGAACGACCCGGTGGCGGTCTCCTGCGGCCTGCTCGGTGCGGCCCTGGTCACCGGCAACGTGGTGCTGCACAAGCCGAGCGAGCGCACCCCGGCGACCGGCTGGCTGCTGGCCCGCGCCCTGGACTCGGCGCTGCCGGCCGGGGTGCTGTCGCTGCTCACCGGCGGCCCCGAGGTCGGCGCGGCGCTGGCCGGGCAGGAGGTGGACGTGGTCGCCCACGTCGGTTCCACCGCGACCGGCCGGGCGATCGCCGCCGCCGGCGCGCGCACCGGCGCGAAGGTGCTGCTGGAGAACGGCGGCAGCGACCCCCTCGTGGTGGACGCGGACGTGGACCCGGTCTGGGCGGCCGAGCAGGCCGCGCTGGGGTGCTTCGCCAACGCCGGGCAGATCTGCGTCGCGGTGGAGCGGATCTACGTGCACCGGGATGTGGCCGAGGACTTCGTCGACGCGCTGGTGGAGCGGGCCGAGGCGCTCGTCGTGGGCCCGGGCCGGGACCCGGGGACCCAGCTCGGGCCGCTGGTCGACCGGCGGCACCGGGACCACGTGCACGGGCAGGTCACCGCGGCGGTGGCCGAGGGCGCACGGCTGCGCACCGGCGGCGGCCTGCCGGACGGGCCGGGGGCCTTCTACCCGGCGACGGTGGTCAGCGACTGCCGGCACGAGATGACGCTGGTCCGGGAGGAGACCTTCGGGCCGGTCGCCCCGGTGGTCGTGGTCGACTCGTTCAGCGAGGGGCTGCGCTGCGCGGCCGACTCCCCGTACGGGCTGGCCGCCACGGTGCTGACCGGCTCGATGAGCCACGCCCACCGGGCCTGGCGGGAGCTGCCGGTGGGCACCGTCAAGGTCAACGCGGTGTTCGGCGGCGCGCCGGGCGGCGCCGCGCAGCCGCGCCGCGGCAGCGGCCAGGGCTTCGGGTACGGCCCGGAGCTGCTCGACGAGTTCAGCACGGTGAAGGCCGTGCACATCGAGGCGCCGGGCGGCGGCCACTGGTGAGCGGCACGACGGGAGCCCGGGACCTGCCTGGTCCCGGGCTCCCGTGTCGTGGTCGGCCGGTCAGCGGCCGCCGCGGGCCTTGCGGGTGGCGTTGTTGTTCGCCTTCTCGATCGCCTTGACCAGCTCCGGCTTGGTCATCCGGGACCGGCCCGGCACGTCGAGCTTCTTGGCCACCTCCATGAGGTGCTCCTTCTTGGCGTTGGCGTCCACCCCGCCGGCCGTGGGGGCCCGCCGGGTCGGCCCGCCGCCGGCCGCCTGCCGGTCGCTCGGGCCCTTGCGCCCCTTCGGCTCCCAGTGGTCGCCGACCTTCTCGAACTCGTGCTTCACGGCGGCGAAGGCGGCGCGGTGCGCCCGCTCCCCCTCGCCGTACGTCTCGACCGCCGAGTCGTGTGTCTTCTCCCAGGTCCGCTGTGCCTTGTCCGGGGAGCGCTTCAGCGTGCTGGGCAGTACCTCGCGCCCGGGCATCTCGTCCTCCTCCGTCTCGGTGGGATCCTCTACCGATTCCCCCCGCCGTCCAGGACAAACCGGCACCGGTTTGCCGACTTCCCCCACCGGGTACCGCCCGGGCCACCTGCCGGGGGTGCGCCCGGTGCGGCGGAGGAGGCGGTCATGACGGCGACGACGGATGCGGCGGCCGGCGGCCGGCCCCGGGCCCGGATCCCCCGCCGGGTACGGCAGTTGAGCTGGGCCACCTGGCGCGGGGTGCTGGTCCGCGCCGGGCGCAGCTTCGTCAAGGACAACTGCGCCGACTGGGCCGCCGCGCTCACCTACTACGGGGTGCTGGCGCTCTTCCCCTCGACCATCGTGGTGGTCGCCCTGGTCGGGCTGGTCTCGGACGGGCCGCGCACCGTGGACACCGTGATCGACCTGGCCCGGGAGATCGGCGCCGGCTCGGTGGTCGGCAACGACGCCTTCGTGACCGTGGTGCGCGGC is part of the Micromonospora halotolerans genome and encodes:
- a CDS encoding polyprenol monophosphomannose synthase is translated as MIEPVQLPSPWRDARLTVVVPTYNEAGNLPVLVERLLALPLPGLKVLVADDNSPDGTGEVADKLAIEHPDRVLVVHRPGKEGLGRAYVDGIGRALDDGAEYVAQMDADLSHPPEALPGMLGALLSTQSGVVIGSRYVPGGELDENWPLYRRALSGWANLYVHTLLRVRIRDLTAGFKIWRADALRDIGLERVQSNGYSFQVEMHYLATKLGHTILEVPIRFEERREGASKMTTATKIESALMPFKLRTRHRNLDT
- a CDS encoding aldehyde dehydrogenase family protein, yielding MYTVAQLIGGVWGAGGSGGELVVHDPADGSPVTTVPVATADEVAKAVEAARGAAAEWAATAPAERAAALHRAADAVEAVADELARATTAEMGKPLDDARGGVAAGIGTLRQYAELGPVRGGRTLHGAPSALDFMAPEPRGVVAAITPWNDPVAVSCGLLGAALVTGNVVLHKPSERTPATGWLLARALDSALPAGVLSLLTGGPEVGAALAGQEVDVVAHVGSTATGRAIAAAGARTGAKVLLENGGSDPLVVDADVDPVWAAEQAALGCFANAGQICVAVERIYVHRDVAEDFVDALVERAEALVVGPGRDPGTQLGPLVDRRHRDHVHGQVTAAVAEGARLRTGGGLPDGPGAFYPATVVSDCRHEMTLVREETFGPVAPVVVVDSFSEGLRCAADSPYGLAATVLTGSMSHAHRAWRELPVGTVKVNAVFGGAPGGAAQPRRGSGQGFGYGPELLDEFSTVKAVHIEAPGGGHW
- a CDS encoding ChaB family protein codes for the protein MPGREVLPSTLKRSPDKAQRTWEKTHDSAVETYGEGERAHRAAFAAVKHEFEKVGDHWEPKGRKGPSDRQAAGGGPTRRAPTAGGVDANAKKEHLMEVAKKLDVPGRSRMTKPELVKAIEKANNNATRKARGGR
- a CDS encoding phytoene desaturase family protein yields the protein MISTADAVVIGAGHNGLVAANLLADAGWDVLVLEATQVPGGAVRSAEVTAPGYLSDLYSSFYPLGFASPVLGGLGLERHGLSWTHAPDVLAHLLPDGRAAVVNRDLDATAASLEAFAPGDGDRWRHAYADWCQVAEPMLDTITSPFPPVRGGLTLLRRLKVSGALRLARRLVVPVRKLGDELFAGEGGPVLLAGCALHTDLSPEEAGSGVYGWLLAMLGQQVGWPVPVGGAQRITDALVARLVERGGRIEYGARVERVLTARGRAMGVRTAGGTDWRARRAVLADVPAPALYLDLVGPAALPPRLVEDLAHFRWDGSTLKVDWALSAPVPWKNRAVAGAGTVHLGADLDGLTAYAGALARGEVPRDPFLLVGQMSVADPSHSPPGTESLWSYTHLPFRRHWRTEDVVGHVERMEEVLEEAAPGFRSLIVGRHVAGPGDLEAAEPSLVGGALGGGTAAAYQQLFLRPIPGLGRADTPVDRLYLASASAHPGGGVHGAPGANAARAALARDRALTGGVYAGVIGAAHRAVYR
- a CDS encoding SDR family oxidoreductase, producing the protein MTQRVVITGASAGVGRAVARAYAARGARLALLARGAAGLAAAERDCRRLGAAEVRTYRLDVADAGAVQAAADDVAHHYDGLDVWINDAMVSVFAPAWEITAAEFRRVTEVNYLGTVHGTLAALRHMRGHRRGAIVQVGSALAYRGIPLQSAYCASKHAVQGFNDSLRAELLHDCPGVKLSMVQLPALNTPQFSWVRTRLPRHPQPVPPIFAPEVAARAVLWAADHGPRELNVGGPTWRARLGNVLFPGLLDRKLARDGYDSQQTDGPIDPATWRDNLDRPGDDERDRGVEGVFADSARRRSAALWVSTHKPAVSVLAVGALLTAAGGLARRLR